In Numida meleagris isolate 19003 breed g44 Domestic line chromosome 3, NumMel1.0, whole genome shotgun sequence, the following are encoded in one genomic region:
- the SLC2A12 gene encoding solute carrier family 2, facilitated glucose transporter member 12 isoform X4, producing the protein MAPGQSAEELGQQCQVMRAGEDEEGSRGSGHLHQLPAAAGCGTFTLLSSAIAAVSGLLMGYELGLISGALLQMSSILALSCKEQEIIVSSLLFGALFASLTGGFLIDRFGRRFAIIIASSLLVLGSLILLPHESYGILIVGRIAIGISISLSSIATCVYIAEIAPQHRRGLLVSLNELMIVIGILFAYISNYAFASVSHGWKYMFGLVIPLGALQAIAMYFLPPSPRFLVMKNNDEAARKILERLRETSDATKELTVIKSSLKEEHQYSLMDLFRSKNNMRARMLVGLTLVFFVQTTGQPNILFYASTVLKSVGFQSNEAASLASTGVGVVKVVSTVPATVFVDKVGSKTFLCIGSSVMAVSLVTMGLVNRNIHMNFTNVCRSQSSEDTYQTPGNFTGVTNGSLKDLFSSMALPERLLFDMQRNLDVTRTEELNRTTPTGGKSMVGSHTESGEVPVVLKWVSLASLLVYVAAFSIGLGPMSWLVLSEIFPGGIRGRAMALTSSMNWGINLLISLTFLTVTEPTACRRNAGN; encoded by the exons ATGGCACCTGGGCAGagtgcagaggagctgggcCAGCAGTGCCAGGTGATGAGAGCaggggaggatgaggagggcagcagaggcagcGGGCACCTCCACCAGCTGCCGGCTGCAGCAG GTTGTGGAACATTTACTTTACTATCTTCTGCCATTGCTGCTGTAAGTGGACTTCTGATGGGTTATGAGTTGGGCCTTATCTCTGGAGCTCTTCTTCAAATGAGTAGCATATTAGCGCTCTCTTGCAAAGAGCAAGAAATCATTGTGAGTTCCCTTCTTTTTGGGGCCTTATTTGCATCACTCACTGGTGGATTCCTGATAGATCGTTTTGGAAGGAGATTTGCTATTATTATTGCATCATCTCTACTTGTGTTGGGAAGTCTGATTTTACTGCCCCATGAATCATATGGAATACTTATTGTGGGACGAATTGCCATAGGTATTTCCATATCATTATCATCAATCGCAACTTGCGTGTATATTGCTGAGATCGCCCCACAGCACAGAAGAGGCCTTCTCGTTTCATTAAATGAACTCATGATTGTGATAGGCATTCTCTTTGCCTATATTTCAAATTATGCATTTGCCAGCGTATCTCATGGCTGGAAGTATATGTTTGGCCTTGTGATTCCATTAGGCGCCTTGCAGGCTATTGCCATGTATTTTCTTCCGCCAAGTCCTCGTTTTCTTGTTATGAAAAATAACGATgaagctgcaagaaaaatactggAGAGGCTACGGGAAACTTCGGATGCTACTAAAGAACTCACTGTGATCAAGTCTTCCCTGAAAGAAGAACATCAGTATAGTCTCATGGACCTGTTTCGTTCAAAGAACAACATGAGGGCCCGAATGCTGGTAGGGCTCACGCTAGTCTTTTTTGTGCAAACAACTGGGCAAcccaacattttattttatgcatcaACTGTTTTGAAGTCGGTTGGGTTTCAGAGCAATGAAGCTGCCAGCTTGGCTTCTACTGGAGTCGGAGTGGTTAAAGTGGTCAGCACAGTTCCAGCCACAGTTTTTGTGGATAAAGTTGGAAGTAAAACTTTCCTGTGTATTGGTTCTTCTGTTATGGCAGTATCATTGGTCACTATGGGCTTAGTGAACCGTAACATACATATGAATTTCACCAATGTCTGTAGAAGCCAGTCTTCAGAGGATACCTATCAGACACCAGGAAACTTTACTGGTGTCACCAATGGGAGTCTCAAGGACCTCTTTTCTAGTATGGCTTTACCAGAAAGACTCTTATTCGACATGCAGAGAAACCTTGATGTCACCAGGACAGAAGAACTGAACAGGACTACCCCAACAGGAGGCAAAAGCATGGTGGGGTCTCACACAGAGAGTGGGGAGGTTCCTGTTGTCCTAAAATGGGTCTCGCTGGCCAGCCTGCTTGTTTATGTTGCTGCATTTTCCATAGGTCTTGGACCAA